In Theropithecus gelada isolate Dixy unplaced genomic scaffold, Tgel_1.0 HiC_scaffold_7756, whole genome shotgun sequence, the DNA window ACTCAACTGTTGGAGGAAGCCGCGTCAGTTACCCACCTGCACTCCTCGCCCTCCAGCAGCTTGCGGTAGGTGGCAATCTCCACGTCCAGGGCCAGCTTCACGTTCATCAGCTCCTGGTACTCCTTCAGCAGCCGGGCCAGGTCCTGCTTGGCCTTCTGCAGGGCATCCTCCAGCCCTTCCAGCTTGTTCTTGGCATCCTTGAGTGCCATCTCCCCACGCTGCTCAGCATCAGCAATGGCGGCCTGCAGGCTGGCACactggaagaggaaagaaatagaaggaacTTATCATCCAGTCTTCCAGAGGAGACTAAACCTGGCTGGTTCTTTTCTAGTGAAGAAGGGCTCAGGGGCCCAGAATTGATGGTGAATGAGCTCTGACTCTTCTTGtctattgtttttttattttacagtttttgtccAGTCTggttcatttgaaaaaaaaaaaaacaaaactcataacCCTTTTTGTGAACCACTCTGCAGGAGAATGTGGATATGTACTACTGGGAGACACTGCAGTGGACATAGACACTGGAAGAAATGGACCTGCTGGTTTGTTTGGATTGTTGTCTCCAGTCAAATCAAGACCACTTATGATTACCTCATATAGATGCCACTAACATACACGAAATTAAGACCATCCTGAAGTGAGGTGATGAGTCTTCATATAAGACTGCTGAGACCTTGCCTTCCTCCCACTCAGAATCTCTCATCTACTTGGGTAACACTTTTTTGTCCTTCGCCCTTCCTCTACTCTCTCTTTTATCTTGAGTCTCGAGCAGATTTAAAACAACGTTCCTTGTGCTTTCTTACCtgcccttttctttttcaatttgttcCTTTGCAGTTTCCAAGTCAGTCTTCCTATGGAAATACATCCAATTCCttccaagcttgtccaacctatAGCCCacgggccacatgcagcccaggatggttTTAAATACAGCCCAACACAAATACTTAAACTTTCTTAATACACTatgagagtttttttctttttctttttctttttgagacagagtt includes these proteins:
- the LOC112618010 gene encoding keratin, type II cytoskeletal 6C-like, with the protein product YEELQVTAGRHGDDLRNTKQEIAEINRMIQRLRSEIDHVKKQCASLQAAIADAEQRGEMALKDAKNKLEGLEDALQKAKQDLARLLKEYQELMNVKLALDVEIATYRKLLEGEECRWVTDAASSNS